The DNA segment TCTTGAATTAAGTATTGATACCGATATTCCTATTACCATCACAGGGGCAATGCGTTCAAGTAACGAGTTAGGTTCTGATGGCTTAGTGAATTTACAAAATGCTATTTTAGTGGCATTAAGTCCTGAAAGTGTAGGACGTGGCGTTTTAGTGGTAATGAATGATGAAATTCACAATGCAAAATTTGTCACTAAAACACATACCACCAATGTCGCAACCTTTCAAACCCCAACTTTTGGACCTTGTGGCTTAATTGCCAAAGATAAAGTGTTATATTTTCAACGTTTAACTCACTATGAACATTTTCCTTTTGAACATTTAGAAAAAACTAATGTAGCATTGATCAAAGCGTATGCAGGAATGAACAGTGAATTATTGAAATATTTGGCAAACAGTGAATGCGATGGTGTGGTTATTGAGGCATTAGGTGCAGGAAATTTACCACCAACTTGTTTGGCAGGCGTTTCTGCCCTATTAAATGCCAACATCCCCGTTGTACTGGTTTCTAGAGCCTTTAATGGCGTCACGCAGGATGTTTATGACTATCTTGGTGGAGGCTGTAGATTAAAACAAGAAGGGGTGATCTTTACGACTGGTTTAAGTGGTCAAAAAGCAAGAATTAAATTATTAATTTTACTTAATCAACAATTAAATCAGTCGATTAGTGATTATTTCTGATTTATGAGTAATTTTGGTAATAATATTACAGCTATTTGATAAATAAAATTGAACATTTACAAATTTAATATTTCATATATAGACAGAGCATCTGCCCTGCCTATATCTGGTATGTTGAATTTGTAAATTTGATCAAACTAACCTGTAAAGGTTGGCAATACACCAAACATATCAAGGAAGTGAATAATAGCAACACTAATTCCAAATAGAATTAAAATACCTAACAGTATATTTCCGCCACCAATATGAAACCCTTCTATACCATTTCTCTCACGTGCTTTTTTCACTAACAATGCTGGAATAATACAAGTCCAAATTGTCGCAACCGCTCCTGCATACCCAATCGCTGTCACAAAACCAAAAGGGTATTTCACTGACAATATAAGTGGTGGTAAGAATGTCACTGCCCAAGATTTGGTTCGTCCAATTTTGGTATCATCAAATTTGAAGAAATCAGCTAAATAATCAAATACCCCTAAACCAACACCAATGAATGAAGATAATACTGCCGCCATTGAGAAGGCATTAATAATATTTTCAACAGTTTTAGATTCAACAACTTGACCTAATGCACCAAGTAGTGCCTGCCATTCTCCACCATTTTCAAAGACTTGTTTAAAATCTGATCGTGGTAAATTACCAAAAATACTAAATGTCCAAAGTAAATAAAGAACTAAGGCGATTGTTGTTCCTCCTACAATCGCATATTTTGCTTTAGTTTCAGATTTATAATACAAACGCATTGAAGCAACACTATGATGATAACCAAATGACGTTAATGCAACTGGCAACATTGCTGCAGCAAATAGTGTATAATCGCCATTTTCATTACCTGTATCAAGTAAGACTTTCATATCAATATTGCTTGCCAGTCCTGATACGCCGAAGATAAAGGTAAATACCATCACTAAAATGAGTAATACCGAAATACGATCAACGGATTTAGTTGAATGCCATACTAATCCAGAAAAAACGAATACAAAAATTATTGACCAAATTCCTTGAGAATATTCACCAAATGTATTATCAAAAAGTCCATTTAAGGTAAGCCCTGCAACTGTTGTGTAGGCATAAAGTAAAATACCTCCAACAAAATATACCGCTAGGTTATTGATCAAATTAATTTTACTTCCTAGAAGATCTTTTGTGACGGTACTAAATGAGGCACTAAATTCATATTTTTTATATGCTTCCAATAAGAGCCAACCTGAAAGAGTCATCATCAACATTGTAAAAATTAATGCAATTGTTGAATATATTGTCCAAGCACCTGCACCTTTTATTGGGATAGCAAGCATTCCAGCACCCACACAGACACTGGCTATAATACAAGCACCTCCAAATATAGAGGGGGTAGTTTTTTTCATAATAAGACTCCTTTTGTTATTAATTTTTAGAAAGTTGCACTACTATACTAGTACAACTTTCTATTTGCAAGTGTTTATTCCACTTCTTTTAAGCGTGCTGTAAAATGACGCAATACTTTAGGTTCATAACTAAAGGTTAATCCTTTGATATTCGCCGAGTTTTCTTTCACTTTTTGGAATGCTTCAATAATAAAATCCATATGACTTTGTGTATAAGTCGCACGTGGAATAGTTAAACGCAACAATTCCGCAGGACAAGGTAACTGTTTACCTGTTTTTGGATCACGTCCTAATAGGAATGAACCAATTTCTACCGCACGAATACCTGCTACTTTATAAAGTTCACAAGCAAGTGCCTGTGCAGGGAATTGATCAGCTGGAATATGTGGTAATAATTTACCTGCATCAACGAAGGCTGCGTGTCCACCTGGTTGCTGACAAACCACACCAATTTTCTCTAATCCATCAACTAAATATTCAATTTGACGAATACGATAAGCTAGCCAATCTTCACGCATACCGTCGTATAAACCAACAGCTAAACGCTCCATCGCACCACCTTCTAAACCACCATAGGTTGGGAA comes from the Pasteurella atlantica genome and includes:
- a CDS encoding asparaginase, whose translation is MVNKLLILHTGGTISMSEDEEGRVIPSQNNPLINSLNKLHISTKIEQEAIFNVPSPHIDLTHWIYLKNRIERAIFEEGYTGIVITHGTDTLEETAYFLELSIDTDIPITITGAMRSSNELGSDGLVNLQNAILVALSPESVGRGVLVVMNDEIHNAKFVTKTHTTNVATFQTPTFGPCGLIAKDKVLYFQRLTHYEHFPFEHLEKTNVALIKAYAGMNSELLKYLANSECDGVVIEALGAGNLPPTCLAGVSALLNANIPVVLVSRAFNGVTQDVYDYLGGGCRLKQEGVIFTTGLSGQKARIKLLILLNQQLNQSISDYF
- a CDS encoding aromatic amino acid transporter; amino-acid sequence: MKKTTPSIFGGACIIASVCVGAGMLAIPIKGAGAWTIYSTIALIFTMLMMTLSGWLLLEAYKKYEFSASFSTVTKDLLGSKINLINNLAVYFVGGILLYAYTTVAGLTLNGLFDNTFGEYSQGIWSIIFVFVFSGLVWHSTKSVDRISVLLILVMVFTFIFGVSGLASNIDMKVLLDTGNENGDYTLFAAAMLPVALTSFGYHHSVASMRLYYKSETKAKYAIVGGTTIALVLYLLWTFSIFGNLPRSDFKQVFENGGEWQALLGALGQVVESKTVENIINAFSMAAVLSSFIGVGLGVFDYLADFFKFDDTKIGRTKSWAVTFLPPLILSVKYPFGFVTAIGYAGAVATIWTCIIPALLVKKARERNGIEGFHIGGGNILLGILILFGISVAIIHFLDMFGVLPTFTG